A region of Flavobacterium indicum GPTSA100-9 = DSM 17447 DNA encodes the following proteins:
- the purH gene encoding bifunctional phosphoribosylaminoimidazolecarboxamide formyltransferase/IMP cyclohydrolase has product MTQTKKINAALISVFDKTGLEPIVQALHKNNVTIYSTGGTEDFIKNLGIPVVAVEDVTSYPSILGGRVKTLHPKIFGGILNRQDHEGDVAQMTEFDIPQIDLVIVDLYPFEKTVASGANEADIIEKIDIGGISLIRAAAKNFKDTVIVASVEEYNTFLNFYEDGNGTTSIEQRRLLATKAFHVSSNYDTAIFNYFNEEDTYLKISEANGQVLRYGENPHQKGFFFGEFDKMFTKLHGKELSYNNLLDVDAAVNLINEFKHDEPTFAILKHNNACGLASRPTMKEAYLEALAGDPTSAFGGVLIANSTIDVATAEEINKLFCEVVIAPSYENDAIDLLEEKKNRIILVLNDVALPTKQVRTCLNGILVQDKDNISDSKDLLKTVTATAPSAEEIEDLLFASKICKHTKSNTIVLAKNKQLCASGTGQTSRVDALKQAIEKAKSFEFDLTGAVMASDAFFPFPDCVEIANLAGITAVIQPGGSIKDELSINYCNSNNVAMVFTGVRHFKH; this is encoded by the coding sequence ATGACACAAACAAAAAAAATCAATGCAGCACTGATTTCTGTATTTGATAAAACTGGTTTAGAACCAATTGTTCAAGCACTTCACAAAAACAATGTAACTATTTATTCTACTGGCGGAACCGAAGATTTTATTAAAAACTTAGGAATCCCTGTAGTAGCAGTTGAAGACGTTACTTCTTACCCATCAATTTTAGGCGGACGAGTAAAAACATTACATCCTAAAATTTTTGGTGGAATATTAAACCGTCAAGACCACGAAGGTGATGTTGCTCAAATGACCGAATTTGATATCCCTCAAATTGATTTAGTTATTGTAGATTTATACCCTTTTGAAAAAACAGTGGCTTCTGGAGCTAATGAAGCAGATATTATAGAAAAAATTGATATTGGTGGAATTTCATTAATTCGTGCAGCAGCAAAAAACTTTAAAGACACTGTAATTGTAGCTTCTGTTGAAGAATACAATACATTTTTAAACTTTTATGAAGATGGAAATGGTACAACTTCGATAGAACAAAGAAGATTACTTGCCACAAAAGCATTTCATGTTTCTTCCAACTATGATACTGCCATTTTCAATTATTTCAACGAAGAAGACACTTACTTAAAAATTAGTGAAGCAAATGGTCAAGTATTACGTTATGGTGAAAATCCTCATCAAAAAGGATTTTTCTTTGGTGAGTTTGACAAAATGTTTACCAAACTTCACGGTAAAGAATTGTCATACAACAATTTATTAGATGTTGATGCCGCTGTAAATTTAATTAATGAATTTAAACATGACGAACCAACGTTTGCTATTTTAAAACACAATAACGCTTGCGGATTAGCTTCAAGACCTACCATGAAAGAAGCCTATTTAGAAGCTTTAGCAGGCGATCCCACATCGGCTTTTGGTGGCGTTTTAATTGCCAATAGCACTATTGATGTTGCAACAGCTGAGGAAATCAATAAATTATTTTGCGAAGTTGTGATTGCGCCTTCTTATGAGAATGATGCTATTGACCTACTAGAAGAAAAGAAAAATAGAATAATTTTAGTATTAAACGATGTTGCATTACCTACTAAACAAGTAAGAACGTGTTTAAACGGAATTCTAGTACAAGACAAAGACAATATTTCTGATTCAAAAGACTTATTAAAAACTGTAACAGCAACAGCTCCTTCAGCAGAAGAAATTGAAGATTTATTATTTGCATCTAAAATTTGTAAACACACTAAATCAAACACTATTGTTTTAGCGAAAAACAAACAATTGTGTGCTTCAGGAACAGGTCAAACCTCTAGAGTAGACGCATTAAAACAAGCTATTGAAAAGGCTAAATCGTTTGAATTCGATTTAACGGGTGCTGTTATGGCAAGTGATGCATTTTTCCCTTTCCCAGATTGTGTAGAAATTGCCAATTTAGCTGGAATTACTGCCGTTATTCAACCAGGAGGTTCAATAAAAGACGAATTGAGTATTAATTATTGCAACAGCAATAATGTAGCAATGGTTTTCACAGGTGTTCGTCATTTCAAACACTAA
- a CDS encoding rod shape-determining protein, with product MGFFDFMTEDIAIDLGTANTLIIHNDKVVIDSPSIVARDRISGKIIAVGKEANMMQGKTHENIKTIRPLKDGVIADFDASEKMISMFIKSIPALKKKLFTPALRMVICIPSGITEVEMRAVKESAERVNGKEVYLIHEPMAAAIGIGVDIMQPKGNMIVDIGGGTTEIAVIALGGIVCDKSVKIAGDVFTNDIIYYMRTAHNLFVGETTAEKIKIQIGAATEDLDTPPDDMSVQGRDLLTGKPKQVDVSYREIAKALDKSIQRIEDAIMETLSQTPPELAADIYNTGIYLAGGGSMLRGLDKRISLKTDLPVYIAEDPLRAVVRGTGMALKNINKYKNILIK from the coding sequence ATGGGATTTTTTGATTTCATGACCGAGGACATTGCGATAGACCTTGGTACCGCAAATACGTTAATCATTCACAACGATAAAGTTGTTATAGATAGCCCCTCAATTGTAGCTAGAGACAGAATCTCTGGTAAAATCATTGCTGTTGGTAAAGAAGCCAACATGATGCAAGGAAAAACACACGAAAACATTAAAACAATTCGACCGTTAAAAGACGGTGTAATTGCTGATTTTGATGCTTCTGAAAAGATGATCAGCATGTTTATCAAAAGCATACCTGCCTTAAAGAAAAAATTATTTACACCAGCACTTCGTATGGTAATTTGTATTCCATCAGGTATTACAGAAGTGGAAATGCGTGCTGTAAAGGAATCTGCTGAACGTGTAAACGGTAAAGAAGTGTACTTAATTCACGAACCTATGGCTGCAGCAATTGGTATTGGAGTGGACATTATGCAACCTAAAGGAAATATGATTGTGGATATAGGTGGTGGAACTACAGAAATTGCAGTAATTGCATTAGGCGGAATCGTATGTGACAAGTCGGTTAAAATTGCTGGTGATGTATTTACTAATGACATCATCTACTACATGAGAACGGCACACAATTTATTTGTAGGTGAAACGACTGCAGAAAAAATCAAAATCCAAATTGGAGCAGCTACTGAAGATTTAGACACTCCTCCAGACGATATGTCGGTTCAAGGTAGAGACTTACTAACAGGGAAACCAAAACAAGTAGATGTATCTTACAGAGAAATTGCGAAAGCATTAGACAAATCTATTCAACGTATCGAAGATGCTATTATGGAGACTTTATCTCAAACCCCTCCAGAATTAGCAGCAGACATTTACAACACTGGTATTTACCTAGCTGGTGGTGGTTCTATGTTAAGAGGACTTGACAAACGTATTTCATTAAAAACAGATTTACCTGTTTATATTGCTGAAGATCCATTAAGAGCCGTTGTTAGAGGTACTGGTATGGCTTTAAAAAACATCAATAAATACAAAAATATTTTAATTAAATAA
- the asnB gene encoding asparagine synthase (glutamine-hydrolyzing) gives MCGISGFNNNIVTHFNRNSLIKNFNELQIHRGPDYTGTWMNEDFTFFHHRLALIDGSSNANQPFFNENYVLCFNGEIYNFKKLKQVLSSVQFKSSSDTEVLFYYLVNFGIEKTLQDIQGMFAFSFYDIAKKELFLARDRFGIKPLYFYKNGSQFAFASESRTLAKALNLKPDSYKTIMAMNSTAEGSTTYSLFNHVENIQPGSFVKIDTQLNLSEHFYYRLANDVDVHLHNDLKKLSKKQIVDQFDNLMSKSVEEMLVSDFPMGAFVSGGIDSSIITALAKEKISDFSLFTADINGKHSEYEDTKALANHLKLPLFKTDFKPEDFLSYWVQATEYNAAPKVYFTNGIPISRVASLARQHEVKAVICGEGSDELFLGYSKLMAQRYKKALLFPHDLIKKLYKIYPALNNYLFPSNDSNLDAFNIRFANGFKSEMLYEAGNEVYSFISNKERKYYVDSFEMAQKHLHALFHRNDRMGMISSIEVRFPFLHEEVVKFAVNLPLEYKTRWTTKLHNKKHPFITDKWIVREISKKHLPKNLVSKKKNGLPIEGLNGLKFDKSFFKNGYLAEIMHLNNAALEHIIKNENPYFIGKLASVEIFGLLYDYQLSNEEIQSKINQFITLKK, from the coding sequence ATGTGCGGAATTTCGGGGTTTAACAATAATATTGTAACCCATTTTAACCGTAATTCATTAATTAAAAATTTTAATGAATTACAAATTCATAGGGGTCCAGATTATACCGGAACTTGGATGAATGAAGACTTTACTTTTTTTCATCATAGATTAGCATTAATCGATGGTTCTTCTAATGCTAATCAACCTTTTTTTAATGAAAATTACGTGCTTTGCTTTAATGGTGAAATTTATAATTTTAAAAAGTTAAAGCAAGTATTATCTTCTGTTCAATTTAAATCGTCTTCGGATACCGAAGTGTTGTTTTATTATCTTGTAAATTTTGGAATTGAAAAAACACTTCAAGATATACAAGGAATGTTTGCCTTCTCCTTTTACGATATTGCAAAAAAAGAATTGTTCCTAGCTCGGGATCGCTTTGGTATAAAACCCTTGTATTTTTATAAAAACGGAAGTCAATTTGCTTTTGCATCAGAATCGAGGACATTAGCAAAGGCTTTAAATTTAAAACCCGATTCGTATAAAACAATCATGGCAATGAATAGTACGGCCGAAGGAAGTACTACTTATTCTTTGTTTAATCATGTAGAAAATATACAACCAGGATCGTTCGTAAAAATAGATACTCAACTTAATTTGTCGGAACATTTTTATTACCGACTGGCTAATGATGTGGATGTACATTTGCACAACGACTTAAAGAAACTTTCTAAAAAACAAATTGTTGATCAATTTGATAACTTGATGTCTAAGTCGGTTGAAGAAATGTTAGTCAGTGATTTTCCTATGGGCGCTTTTGTGAGTGGTGGAATCGACTCGTCAATCATTACTGCGCTTGCAAAAGAGAAAATTTCCGATTTTAGTTTGTTTACCGCTGATATTAATGGTAAACACTCGGAATATGAAGACACAAAAGCCCTAGCGAATCATTTAAAATTACCCTTGTTTAAGACCGATTTTAAACCAGAAGATTTTCTTAGTTATTGGGTACAAGCAACAGAGTATAATGCCGCTCCAAAGGTTTATTTTACAAACGGAATTCCTATTTCTAGAGTGGCAAGTTTGGCAAGACAACATGAGGTAAAAGCGGTAATTTGCGGTGAAGGTTCTGATGAACTTTTTTTAGGTTATTCTAAATTAATGGCGCAACGTTATAAGAAAGCGTTACTTTTTCCTCATGATTTAATTAAAAAGCTATATAAAATTTATCCCGCATTAAATAATTATTTATTTCCATCAAATGATTCAAACTTGGATGCTTTTAATATTCGTTTTGCTAACGGATTTAAAAGTGAAATGTTGTACGAAGCCGGGAATGAAGTTTATAGTTTTATATCGAATAAAGAAAGAAAATATTATGTAGATTCTTTTGAAATGGCTCAAAAACATTTGCATGCGTTGTTTCACCGAAATGATCGAATGGGAATGATTTCTTCTATTGAAGTGCGTTTTCCATTTTTACATGAAGAGGTAGTGAAATTTGCAGTCAATTTACCTTTGGAATATAAAACCAGATGGACAACAAAACTGCATAATAAAAAACATCCTTTTATTACAGATAAATGGATAGTTAGAGAAATTTCGAAAAAGCATTTACCAAAGAATTTAGTTTCTAAAAAGAAAAATGGTTTACCTATTGAAGGTTTAAACGGACTTAAATTTGATAAATCGTTCTTTAAAAATGGTTATTTAGCGGAAATTATGCATTTAAATAACGCTGCTTTAGAACATATTATTAAAAATGAAAATCCGTATTTTATTGGGAAATTAGCTTCTGTTGAGATTTTCGGACTCTTGTATGATTACCAATTATCAAACGAAGAAATTCAATCTAAAATCAATCAATTTATTACCTTAAAAAAATAA
- a CDS encoding ABC transporter permease, whose amino-acid sequence MFLYFRLLGESLSFALNALRNNKLRTFLSLLGVTIGIFSIIAVLAAVDSMKKNIEGSLSGMDMNTVYLFKYSFGPSDIPQWKREQFPNVTYEEYQYLKKNLNDVDQISFNFFTRNESIKYEDNIVTSIRVKPSTFEFFDIEPFTVEKGRLFNESESNSGVPVIVIGHDVAEGLFQNNDPLGKQIRLYGQRFKVIGVLKKQGQDTFGDSNDVAVFFPVNFMRKMYGDNNKTFTPAILIKPEKGIDVEEFKAELTQKLRSHRGLKPNDIDNFFINVLSGFTEFIDNITGQMNVVGWILSGFSLLVGGFGIANIMFVSVKERTNLIGIQKALGAKNKFILFQFLFEAIILSLFGGLIGMFLVWIIAIILTNVLEFEFVLSLANIILGSGLAILIGLIAGIIPAISASKLDPVEAIRTGM is encoded by the coding sequence ATGTTTCTATATTTTCGATTATTAGGAGAAAGTTTAAGCTTTGCATTAAATGCTTTGCGAAATAATAAGTTGAGAACATTTTTGTCTCTGCTTGGAGTTACTATTGGTATTTTTTCTATCATAGCAGTTTTAGCCGCTGTTGATTCAATGAAAAAAAATATTGAGGGTAGTTTAAGTGGGATGGATATGAATACGGTTTATTTATTTAAATATTCTTTTGGACCATCTGATATTCCACAATGGAAAAGAGAACAATTTCCTAATGTTACTTATGAAGAATATCAATATTTGAAAAAGAACCTGAATGACGTTGACCAAATTTCATTTAATTTTTTTACGCGAAATGAAAGTATTAAATATGAAGATAATATTGTAACTTCAATTCGTGTTAAGCCATCAACTTTTGAATTTTTTGATATTGAACCGTTTACTGTTGAAAAAGGAAGGTTGTTTAATGAATCAGAATCCAATTCTGGTGTACCCGTAATTGTAATAGGACATGATGTTGCAGAAGGATTGTTTCAAAATAATGATCCTTTAGGTAAACAAATTAGACTGTATGGGCAGCGTTTTAAAGTTATAGGTGTTTTAAAAAAACAAGGTCAAGATACATTTGGGGATAGTAACGATGTTGCTGTTTTTTTTCCAGTTAATTTTATGAGAAAAATGTACGGCGATAATAATAAAACTTTTACTCCGGCAATTTTAATAAAACCTGAAAAAGGAATTGATGTTGAGGAGTTTAAAGCGGAGTTGACTCAAAAGTTAAGAAGTCATAGAGGATTAAAACCTAATGATATTGATAACTTTTTTATCAATGTTTTATCAGGATTTACAGAGTTTATAGATAATATTACCGGGCAAATGAATGTGGTGGGGTGGATTTTGAGTGGATTCTCGCTTTTAGTTGGTGGATTTGGGATTGCCAACATTATGTTTGTTTCAGTAAAGGAAAGGACCAATTTAATTGGAATTCAAAAAGCATTAGGTGCAAAAAATAAATTTATTTTATTCCAGTTTTTGTTTGAAGCAATCATCTTATCTTTATTTGGTGGGTTAATTGGAATGTTTTTAGTATGGATAATTGCAATTATATTGACAAATGTTCTAGAGTTTGAATTCGTATTAAGTTTGGCTAACATTATTTTAGGCTCTGGATTAGCAATATTAATTGGACTTATAGCGGGTATTATTCCTGCAATTTCAGCTTCAAAATTAGATCCTGTTGAAGCTATTAGAACTGGAATGTAA